The window GAATTGAATTCCTTGAACGGAATCCAGAAGGTTAACGCCAATGCCAACTGCAAGGGGTACTGGCAGGGAACGGCTATGGATCTGCAGCAAGCGGTCAACTACCGGGTGGAAATTCTTCTGGATACCAAGAAAAAAGCAGCCTATGTGGAATTTTTGGAACGCAGGAATTTTACACCGGCCCAACAAGAGGTGTACGTCAGCTATCTTCGCCTGGCTGAAGGTGAACCGGTCATCATGACAGTAAAGAACTCCATTAGTCAGGAAGTGGATTACCCCGTGGCCTGGGATGCCGAGGTTACCGATGATAAATCTAAAAGCAAAACTAAAAAGGATCTGCTGAAAAAATTAAAGGAAAACCAGTATCTTAAATTGGGACTAACTCCCGGAGGGACAGTAAAGTCCGTAAACATTCTGGATACTAAGACGATCACCGGTGAGATTAGTTCTCTAGATAGAAAACTCCAACTGGTAGGAAAAAGAAGCAGCAGTAAATATGTACCGGATCAATTCTACGGTTGGAGTTCGGGAAGATTGATTGATAAGGATGGAGACGAAATCAGCGATATTGATGTAGGCGATAAGGTGAAAATCACCTATATCGGAGAACCTTTTTACGAAAGGGTGCTGGAGATACAAAAGCTATAATGGGAGGACATGCCAACCGGCATGTCCTTTTAAGTAACAACTATCTTTCTCCTCCACAACCGCAACCCCCGCCGGAAGAGGACCCTTGGCCGTGACCATGTCCGTGTCCTTGAGCTGCGATCACTTCAATTTCAATGCCCACATCCCGGGGCAGGCGGGATACCTCTACCAGGGAGCGGGCCGGGGCGGGGCAGGGAAAATATTCTCCGTAAACTTCATTAATTTTTTCAAAATCCTGCATGTCTTTCACAAAAACCGTGGCCTTCACCACCTGCTCCATGCCGATCCCGGCGGCCCCCAGAATGGCCTTGACATTCTCCAGGCACTGACGGGCTTGAGCCTGAATGTTCCCGGTAACAATTTTTCCGGTGGCCGGGTCAATGGGAATTTGCCCCGAGGTAAAAAGCAAAGGGCCAAAACTGATGGCCTGGGAATAGGGACCGATGGCTGCAGGGGCCTGGTCGGTGCTGATGAATTTTTTTACATGCATGAGGTAACCTCCCTTTAAGACTAGAAAAATCCTATTTTTAGAATACCCGCAATGGGATGGAAAAATCAATTCCTTTAAGAAAAATGTTGAATAGGTGGTTAACTTGCACGGTCTTAGAAAACTCTGGTATAATATTGTCAGTTTTTGAATAAAGGCAGGTGTACCGGTTGATTAGCAAGCAAGATGTGGAACACGTGGCCCTTTTAGGCCGTTTGGAACTCACCGAAGAAGAAAAAGAGTTGTATACCCAACAGTTGAATAAAATACTGGATGCGGCCAAAGCCCTGCAGGAACTGGATACGGAAAATGTGCCCCCTACCGCCCATGTACTGTCCCTGCAAAATGTTTTCAGGGAAGACCGGGTTGGTGAGCACATAGATCCTGAGAAGGCGTTGAGCAACGCGCCGGACCGGGATGAGAACTTCTTTAAAGTCCCGAAAATCGTTTAGTCCGCCTGTTGAATACTGCTTATAAGTCCTGTTGCTAGACTCCAAGGTATTGCTTTTGGGTCTAGTTGCTCGTTTTAGGGGTATTCTTCTTGGGTGCAGCTATTAAAGATTTTACATCGACTGGACCCCGGAGAATGCCCAAGAGTCTAACAACTGGACACAAAAGGAATACGGATAAGGTAACAACGAGACCCCAGAGGAATACCACTAAGACTAACAGGAGGGAAAGGTTTTGGATCTCTGCCAGTTAACTGCCCACGAGCTTCATGATAAGCTGCAGAAAAAAGAAATATCCGCCGTTGAAATTGCCTCATCGGTGTTTAAACGGGTGGATCAGGTTGAAGAAAAAGTAAAATCCTATCTGACCATTACCCGGGACCAGGCCATAGAAAAGGCGGAAGAAGTAGACCGCAAAATTGCCTCCGGGGAAAAGATCGGCCCCCTAGAGGGGATTCCCGTAGCCATCAAAGATAATATGTGCACTGAAGGGGTCCGCACCACCTGCGCCTCCAAAATATTGTACAATTTTGTTCCCCCCTACACCGCCACGGTGGTGGAAAAGGTTCACCGTGCCGGTATGGTAATGGCAGGCAAGACCAACATGGATGAGTTTGCCATGGGTTCCTCCACGGAAAATTCCGGATTTCAACTGACCCGTAACCCCTGGGACCTGGAGCGGGTTCCCGGCGGTTCCAGCGGCGGGTCCGCCTCCGCCGTGGCCGCAGGGGAAGCCATTATCTCCCTGGGCTCAGATACCGGTGGTTCCATCCGGCAGCCGGCTTCCTTTTGCGGTGTGGTTGGTTTAAAGCCCACCTACGGCGCCGTTTCCCGTTACGGCTTGGTGGCTTTTGCCTCTTCTCTGGATCAGATTGGTCCCTTTACCCGGGATGTAACGGATATGGCCCAGATGCTCAATGTGATTTGCGGCCACGATCCCATGGACAGCACCTCGGCCAATGTACAGCAGTCGGACTATACCCAATTTCTGGTTAACGATATTAAAGGACTGAAAATCGGCGTGCCCCGGGAATATATGGCCGACGGCATTGACCCCGGGGTAAAGGAACGCATGAAGGAGGCCATGGGCAAACTAACGGAGTTGGGCGCCTGGGTGGAAGAAACCAGCATGCCCCACACCGATTACGCCATGCCGGCCTACTACCTGATTGCCACCGCCGAGGCCAGTTCCAACCTGGCCCGTTATGACGGGGTTCGTTATGGTCTGCGGGTGGAGGATGCCGAGGATGTGGTGGACATGTTCATGCGCAGCCGCAGCCAGGGTTTTGGCACCGAAGTAAAGCGCCGGATTATGCTGGGGACCTACTCTTTGTCGGCGGGCTACTACGATGCCTATTACCTGAAAGCCCTCAAAGTACGCACCCTGATTAAGAGAGATTTTGACCGGGCCTTTGAAAAATACGATCTGCTGTTAAGTCCCGCCTCTCCCAGTACGGCCTTTAAAATTGGCGAGATGGTGAACGATCCCATCCAAATGTATTTACAGGACATTTGCACCATTCCTGTAAACCTGGCCGGCATTCCTGCCGTCTCCATCCCCTGCGGGCTGGTGAACAACCTGCCGGTGGGCCTGCAGTTCATGGGCCGGGCCTTTGATGAAGGAACGCTGCTTAGGGCAGCCTACACCCTGGAGCAAAATACCGGCTGGACCCGGATAGCACCGGAATTATAAGGGGGGTGACGCGGATGACACAATATGAAACCATTATCGGAATTGAAGTTCACGTAGAATTAAAAACCAATACAAAAATATTCTGCAACTCTACCACCGAGTTCGGAGGAGATCCCAATACCCATGTATGTCCCGTCTGCCTGGGACTTCCCGGAACCCTGCCGGTGTTGAATAAAAAGGTGGTGGAATATGCGGTGCGGGCCGGACTGGCCTTAAATTGCAGCATTGCCAACTTTTCTAAGTTTGACCGTAAAAATTACTACTATCCCGATCTGACAAAAAACTACCAGATCTCCCAGTATGATTTGCCCATTGCCGAGCAGGGCTATT is drawn from Desulforamulus ruminis DSM 2154 and contains these coding sequences:
- a CDS encoding RidA family protein is translated as MHVKKFISTDQAPAAIGPYSQAISFGPLLFTSGQIPIDPATGKIVTGNIQAQARQCLENVKAILGAAGIGMEQVVKATVFVKDMQDFEKINEVYGEYFPCPAPARSLVEVSRLPRDVGIEIEVIAAQGHGHGHGQGSSSGGGCGCGGER
- the gatC gene encoding Asp-tRNA(Asn)/Glu-tRNA(Gln) amidotransferase subunit GatC yields the protein MISKQDVEHVALLGRLELTEEEKELYTQQLNKILDAAKALQELDTENVPPTAHVLSLQNVFREDRVGEHIDPEKALSNAPDRDENFFKVPKIV
- the gatA gene encoding Asp-tRNA(Asn)/Glu-tRNA(Gln) amidotransferase subunit GatA → MDLCQLTAHELHDKLQKKEISAVEIASSVFKRVDQVEEKVKSYLTITRDQAIEKAEEVDRKIASGEKIGPLEGIPVAIKDNMCTEGVRTTCASKILYNFVPPYTATVVEKVHRAGMVMAGKTNMDEFAMGSSTENSGFQLTRNPWDLERVPGGSSGGSASAVAAGEAIISLGSDTGGSIRQPASFCGVVGLKPTYGAVSRYGLVAFASSLDQIGPFTRDVTDMAQMLNVICGHDPMDSTSANVQQSDYTQFLVNDIKGLKIGVPREYMADGIDPGVKERMKEAMGKLTELGAWVEETSMPHTDYAMPAYYLIATAEASSNLARYDGVRYGLRVEDAEDVVDMFMRSRSQGFGTEVKRRIMLGTYSLSAGYYDAYYLKALKVRTLIKRDFDRAFEKYDLLLSPASPSTAFKIGEMVNDPIQMYLQDICTIPVNLAGIPAVSIPCGLVNNLPVGLQFMGRAFDEGTLLRAAYTLEQNTGWTRIAPEL